In the genome of Ignavibacteriales bacterium, one region contains:
- a CDS encoding KamA family radical SAM protein → MELWQQMVRDSVHTVDQLVEKFNIDRKTAEDLDEFFQARINPYYLSLIRYPGDPIWRQCVPSKAELEDIDAEEDPLMEDAMSPVPNITHRYPDRALFLVTSQCGLYCRFCTRKRKVGDYEKISMKGLESAFNYLEQHTEIRDVILSGGDPLMLTDAMLEKILQRLREIPHIEIIRLGTKMPCVLPQRITPKLCEMLKKYHPIYVNTHFNHPWEITPESSKACEMLADSGIPVGNQLVLMKDVNDDPAVIKDLMQKLLKIRVRPYYMYMADETKGANHFRTSIETGINIIENLRGHTSGLAIPHFVIDAPGGGGKIPILPNYVLHHDEDRIVLRNYKKKVYAYKNYKDKNNPEKKNVKQPAPVTERKNGKSKIREIDVRKIQLPVLEEVEI, encoded by the coding sequence ATGGAACTGTGGCAACAAATGGTAAGAGATAGTGTACACACTGTCGATCAGCTTGTGGAAAAATTCAATATTGACAGAAAGACAGCAGAAGATCTGGATGAATTTTTTCAGGCAAGAATCAATCCTTACTACTTAAGCCTTATTCGATATCCCGGAGATCCAATCTGGCGTCAATGCGTACCAAGCAAAGCCGAACTGGAAGATATTGACGCTGAAGAAGATCCGCTGATGGAAGATGCAATGAGCCCGGTACCAAACATCACTCATCGTTATCCCGACAGAGCGCTCTTTCTTGTAACGAGTCAATGCGGATTGTACTGCCGCTTTTGTACACGAAAACGAAAAGTCGGCGACTATGAAAAAATTTCCATGAAAGGATTGGAAAGTGCTTTCAACTATCTTGAACAGCACACCGAAATACGGGATGTTATTCTTTCCGGCGGTGATCCTTTAATGCTTACAGATGCAATGCTGGAAAAAATACTTCAGAGATTAAGAGAAATACCGCACATTGAAATAATACGTCTCGGTACCAAAATGCCATGTGTGCTTCCGCAAAGAATTACACCAAAGCTTTGCGAGATGCTGAAAAAATATCACCCCATTTATGTTAATACACATTTCAATCATCCCTGGGAAATTACACCGGAAAGTTCGAAAGCATGTGAGATGCTGGCTGATTCCGGTATTCCTGTAGGCAACCAGCTTGTTTTAATGAAAGATGTTAATGACGACCCTGCAGTTATTAAAGACCTAATGCAGAAGTTGTTAAAGATAAGAGTTCGTCCATATTACATGTATATGGCTGATGAAACCAAAGGAGCTAATCATTTCCGCACATCAATTGAAACCGGAATTAATATTATCGAGAACCTTCGTGGTCATACAAGCGGATTGGCAATTCCCCACTTTGTAATTGATGCACCTGGCGGCGGTGGAAAGATTCCAATCCTTCCGAATTATGTTCTTCATCACGATGAGGACAGGATAGTTCTGCGTAACTATAAAAAGAAAGTTTACGCTTATAAAAACTATAAGGATAAAAATAATCCGGAAAAGAAGAACGTTAAGCAGCCCGCTCCTGTTACCGAACGAAAGAATGGTAAATCAAAAATCCGTGAGATTGATGTTCGTAAGATTCAACTGCCTGTGCTAGAAGAAGTTGAGATTTAA
- a CDS encoding ATP-grasp domain-containing protein has protein sequence MKVNAKILICYNSPVSIFSVYNGKPKKHGIEQDDLSEKSFSREMALIKKSLSMNYSTVESLAVDKNISRVINRINQNDPDIIFNFVESVEGIATYEYCMAGVYELLGYSYTGNPPSTLANCLNKDRAKKILQSFNIPTPAYLTIKYPEKVLPKNFKLKFPVILKLLNEDASIGISEFSVVNNFNSLKKQLKFLFDTYKQDVIVEEYIVGRELNVAVLGSSVLPVSEIEFKGLPDGMPKIVTYDGKWISDSVYYDNTKPKCPAKLNSRVRKLVEETALASFEALNCRDYARVDLRLSESGTPFVIEVNPNPDISTDSGFARAASAAGLQYHELLNTIANFALLRKKNDTKNKAG, from the coding sequence ATGAAAGTAAACGCAAAAATTCTGATCTGTTACAATTCGCCGGTGAGCATTTTTTCTGTATACAACGGCAAACCGAAAAAGCACGGCATTGAGCAGGATGATCTTTCAGAAAAAAGTTTTTCAAGAGAAATGGCTTTGATTAAAAAAAGCCTCTCGATGAATTATTCGACAGTTGAATCGCTCGCGGTTGATAAAAATATTTCCAGGGTGATAAACAGGATAAACCAGAATGATCCTGATATAATTTTTAATTTTGTCGAGTCGGTAGAAGGAATTGCGACTTATGAATACTGTATGGCAGGAGTTTATGAACTGCTTGGTTATTCATATACAGGAAATCCTCCTTCAACCCTGGCAAATTGTTTGAATAAGGACAGAGCAAAAAAAATTTTACAATCGTTCAATATACCTACTCCGGCATATCTCACCATAAAATATCCTGAAAAGGTCCTTCCTAAAAATTTCAAACTGAAATTTCCTGTAATCTTAAAACTTCTTAATGAAGATGCCAGCATAGGTATATCTGAATTTTCTGTAGTCAACAATTTTAATTCACTGAAAAAGCAATTGAAGTTTCTCTTTGACACATATAAGCAAGATGTCATAGTTGAAGAATACATCGTGGGAAGAGAATTGAACGTTGCAGTTCTTGGAAGCAGTGTTCTTCCGGTTTCTGAAATTGAGTTTAAAGGATTGCCTGATGGTATGCCGAAGATAGTTACTTACGATGGTAAGTGGATATCAGACAGCGTGTATTACGATAATACCAAACCAAAATGTCCGGCAAAATTAAATTCAAGAGTAAGAAAGTTAGTTGAAGAAACCGCGCTTGCTTCATTCGAAGCATTGAACTGCAGGGATTATGCAAGAGTGGATTTAAGATTAAGTGAAAGTGGAACGCCTTTTGTTATCGAAGTTAATCCGAATCCCGACATATCAACTGATTCGGGATTTGCCAGAGCAGCTTCGGCAGCAGGATTACAATATCATGAACTGCTGAATACAATTGCGAACTTTGCTCTGTTAAGAAAAAAGAATGATACGAAAAATAAAGCAGGATGA
- a CDS encoding DUF1844 domain-containing protein, with protein sequence MENQNELLFMQLVMQNQQIALMLLGKEVNPVTNKSEVNLEHAKYTIDMLDMLEIKTKGNLTDYENKFLNEVIRDLKLKYLEANKNE encoded by the coding sequence TTGGAAAACCAAAATGAACTTTTATTCATGCAGCTTGTTATGCAGAATCAGCAGATCGCTCTTATGCTTTTGGGAAAAGAGGTAAACCCTGTGACAAATAAATCGGAAGTGAATCTTGAACATGCAAAGTATACGATTGACATGTTAGATATGCTTGAGATCAAAACTAAAGGGAACCTTACCGACTATGAAAACAAATTCCTGAATGAAGTGATAAGAGACCTGAAGCTAAAGTACCTTGAAGCAAATAAAAACGAATAA
- a CDS encoding GNAT family N-acetyltransferase, which translates to MIRKIKQDDAVRIERLLSTIPNFTDNEVNVAMELVNIAASNEFQTDYNIYVYDFNDEVLGYHCTGRRPLTDGVYDLYWIVSDQKATVKGIGRELLEHAEKFVVDNNGRWLLAETSSKESYQATRNFYLRNNYSIVAQINDFYSKGDNLIVFGKFFSL; encoded by the coding sequence ATGATACGAAAAATAAAGCAGGATGATGCAGTAAGAATAGAAAGACTGCTCAGCACGATTCCAAATTTTACCGATAATGAGGTAAATGTTGCGATGGAGTTAGTCAATATTGCTGCATCAAATGAGTTTCAGACCGATTACAACATATATGTTTACGATTTTAATGATGAAGTGCTTGGATATCATTGCACTGGAAGAAGACCACTTACTGATGGAGTCTATGATTTATACTGGATCGTCTCTGATCAGAAGGCAACTGTAAAAGGAATCGGCAGAGAATTACTTGAACATGCAGAAAAGTTTGTAGTTGATAACAATGGAAGATGGCTGCTTGCTGAAACTTCATCCAAAGAAAGCTATCAGGCGACAAGAAATTTTTATCTGAGAAATAATTACTCGATAGTAGCGCAGATCAATGATTTTTATAGTAAAGGTGATAACCTGATCGTATTCGGAAAGTTTTTCAGTTTATAA
- a CDS encoding NAD(+)/NADH kinase, protein MVIGIIANITKERAYTIVSMFIDKLSSNGFSFLLSDSLKGKISSSPKKLKQSFFVRNDLLCKKSDIVISIGGDGTMLATAYQAQFYDKPVLGINLGKLGFLAEADIHQIDTLISEIKKGRYTIDERVVVTGICKGHKVEHLFAINDIVIDKGGWPKMIDLTVRVNNEYVTTFAADGLIIATPTGSTGYSLSAGGPIVSPSAKVITLSPISPHSLTVRPLILPDDQTITILTDSLHKEVQVNCDGQRVFAFPPPLEIEIIKSKRPLKLVHTSLTNYYETLRTKLLWGVDVRKNLLDKK, encoded by the coding sequence ATGGTCATAGGAATAATAGCTAACATAACAAAAGAGAGAGCTTATACTATTGTATCTATGTTCATCGACAAGCTAAGCAGCAACGGGTTTAGTTTTCTGTTGAGTGATTCTCTGAAAGGTAAAATAAGCAGCTCTCCCAAAAAGTTGAAGCAATCTTTCTTTGTAAGGAATGATCTGCTCTGTAAAAAAAGCGATATAGTAATTTCAATCGGTGGTGATGGTACAATGCTCGCCACCGCATATCAGGCACAGTTTTATGATAAGCCAGTGCTTGGAATTAATCTTGGCAAGCTCGGTTTTCTAGCTGAAGCCGATATTCATCAAATTGATACTCTGATAAGCGAAATAAAAAAAGGCAGATATACAATTGATGAAAGAGTTGTTGTGACCGGGATTTGTAAGGGTCACAAAGTAGAACATCTTTTTGCAATAAACGACATTGTGATTGATAAAGGCGGCTGGCCTAAGATGATTGATCTTACCGTAAGAGTGAACAATGAATATGTGACCACATTTGCTGCTGACGGATTGATCATCGCAACACCAACCGGATCAACAGGTTATTCATTATCTGCCGGCGGACCTATTGTCAGTCCAAGCGCAAAAGTAATTACTCTTTCACCTATTTCTCCACACAGCCTTACTGTACGTCCCTTAATACTTCCTGATGATCAGACCATAACTATACTTACCGATTCACTGCATAAAGAAGTGCAGGTAAATTGTGATGGACAGCGGGTCTTTGCATTCCCTCCCCCGCTTGAGATTGAAATTATAAAAAGTAAAAGACCGCTTAAACTTGTACACACTTCACTTACAAATTATTATGAAACTCTAAGAACAAAATTGTTATGGGGTGTTGATGTGCGGAAAAACCTTCTTGATAAAAAATGA
- a CDS encoding ATP-grasp domain-containing protein, with protein sequence MNVALIFNVKPESETFPENLSPVLKDDGTQPQKAVDTYAEWDTWETINAVKAAIEAHHNVTMIEANENAYNKFLQTRPDIVFNIAEGFYGVSREAQIPSMLEMLNIPYTGSDTLTLATCLDKARTKEILSYHKIPNSKFVVASTIAEVEKANLSFPLIVKPLWEGSSKGIFSTSFVKDNSGLDREINRINTEYNQPALVEEFLPGREFTVAVVGNGSNAQVLPIVEINFNEFPDDFVPIYSYEAKWILDTKENPLDVFSCPAKISTELENKIKENVLRTYNVLRCRDWSRIDVRLDKSGEPNIIEVNPLPGILPNPEENSCFPKAARTAGLNYTDMINKVLHSAAMRYKLI encoded by the coding sequence CTGAATGTTGCATTAATCTTCAATGTCAAACCCGAAAGTGAAACTTTCCCTGAAAATTTATCCCCTGTTTTAAAAGATGACGGAACACAACCGCAAAAAGCTGTTGACACATACGCTGAGTGGGATACGTGGGAGACTATCAATGCTGTTAAAGCCGCAATCGAAGCTCATCATAACGTAACAATGATTGAAGCGAATGAAAATGCGTACAATAAATTTCTTCAAACCAGACCTGACATCGTCTTCAACATTGCCGAAGGATTTTATGGAGTGAGCAGGGAAGCTCAGATCCCTTCAATGCTTGAGATGTTAAACATTCCTTACACCGGCTCCGATACACTTACACTTGCAACATGTCTTGACAAGGCACGGACAAAAGAAATTTTATCCTACCACAAAATTCCGAATTCAAAATTTGTGGTCGCGTCTACCATTGCCGAGGTTGAGAAAGCAAATCTTTCATTTCCGCTTATAGTCAAACCGCTTTGGGAAGGATCCAGTAAAGGTATTTTCTCCACATCCTTTGTTAAGGACAACAGCGGGCTTGACCGTGAAATTAACAGGATCAACACTGAGTATAACCAGCCCGCATTAGTTGAAGAGTTTTTACCCGGAAGAGAATTTACAGTTGCCGTAGTTGGTAACGGAAGCAATGCTCAGGTGCTTCCTATAGTCGAAATTAATTTTAATGAATTTCCGGATGACTTCGTTCCTATATATTCTTATGAAGCAAAGTGGATACTGGATACGAAAGAAAATCCTCTTGATGTTTTTAGTTGCCCTGCAAAAATCAGCACTGAGCTTGAAAATAAAATTAAAGAAAATGTTTTGCGCACTTACAATGTTCTTCGATGCAGGGATTGGAGCCGCATAGATGTAAGGCTCGATAAATCAGGTGAACCGAATATTATTGAAGTAAATCCTTTGCCGGGAATACTTCCTAACCCGGAAGAAAATTCATGTTTTCCAAAAGCAGCCCGGACCGCCGGATTAAATTACACTGATATGATTAATAAAGTGCTGCATTCAGCCGCAATGAGATATAAGCTGATATGA
- the recG gene encoding ATP-dependent DNA helicase RecG, with protein sequence MNSTKPDILNQSIQYLKSVGPKRTEAFKKIGIVTIYDLLQYFPSKHLDRTTTLTAAKAYGYVMNGFAGELTVIGKVVDKEKRRFGKKEILKIQMRDSSGYFECVWFQGVKYFQDVFKEGDIFAVSGKPAISKYSGLQFTHPDYDRISEEESQNLLNTGKIIPFYRIPKELRSGNLGDLSMRKILSNAVEQYADHISESLTSEIISEHKLLNLKEAIKNYHFPESLKKLSDAKHRLKFEELFFIEILVALKKYNYKTKQTGNSLKIKSNLIKIFLELLPFKLTDAQLHALTDIKNDMASNEPMNRLLQGDVGSGKTIVALISMLIAVDNGYQSILMAPTEILADQHAKNIASMMLRLNEKYPEHKIKVSLLLGGQMKNQKEIKQMRTELSEADIIIGTHALFEEKVEFRNPGLIVVDEQHRFGVEQRAKIVAKGKTPDVIVMSATPIPRTLSMTVYGDLDLSIINELPKGRKPVKTLLRDEGKLPDIYKSIIDKSKEGVQSFIVYPLVEESEKLELKAAQKYYDELSATVFKDIKVGLIHGRMNWKEKEEQMILFQLKKYDVLISTTVIEVGIDIPGANIILINDAHRFGLSQLHQLRGRVGRSTADAYCILVTKEEFIGSGIKQKDIEYLSSSQIEKMKTSIRLNTMVKCSDGFKIAEVDMKLRGPGDIFGKKQTGFPELIHATLPDDIELLSKAKSSAFSKIESDPHLEKDENKILRESLIQHHKENLKYARIA encoded by the coding sequence ATGAATTCAACAAAACCTGATATACTTAATCAATCGATACAGTATTTAAAATCTGTCGGACCCAAACGCACAGAAGCATTTAAAAAAATCGGGATAGTAACCATTTACGATTTGCTTCAGTACTTCCCTTCAAAACATCTTGACAGAACAACAACATTAACAGCAGCAAAAGCTTATGGCTATGTGATGAACGGTTTTGCCGGTGAGCTTACTGTAATTGGAAAAGTAGTTGATAAAGAAAAAAGAAGGTTCGGCAAAAAAGAAATCCTGAAAATACAGATGAGAGATTCTTCAGGGTATTTTGAATGTGTGTGGTTCCAGGGTGTAAAATATTTTCAGGATGTTTTTAAAGAGGGAGATATCTTTGCGGTGTCCGGCAAACCGGCTATTTCAAAATACAGCGGACTTCAGTTTACTCACCCCGACTATGACAGAATATCCGAAGAAGAATCACAGAATTTATTGAACACAGGAAAGATCATTCCGTTTTACAGAATCCCAAAAGAATTGCGAAGCGGGAATCTTGGCGACCTAAGTATGCGGAAAATTTTAAGTAACGCCGTTGAACAGTATGCTGATCATATTTCAGAAAGCCTCACTTCGGAAATTATTTCAGAGCACAAATTGCTTAACCTCAAAGAAGCAATAAAGAACTATCACTTCCCTGAAAGTCTTAAGAAATTATCCGATGCAAAGCACAGGCTGAAGTTTGAAGAATTATTCTTTATCGAAATATTGGTCGCACTAAAAAAATATAACTATAAAACCAAACAGACCGGTAATTCATTAAAGATAAAATCCAACCTTATAAAAATTTTTTTGGAACTACTGCCATTCAAACTGACAGATGCGCAGCTTCACGCTCTGACTGATATAAAAAACGACATGGCAAGTAACGAACCAATGAACCGGCTTCTTCAGGGTGATGTCGGAAGCGGAAAAACAATTGTTGCATTGATCTCAATGTTAATAGCCGTTGATAATGGTTATCAATCAATACTTATGGCTCCAACTGAAATATTAGCTGATCAGCATGCAAAAAATATCGCTTCAATGATGTTGAGGTTGAATGAGAAATATCCTGAACACAAGATCAAAGTGAGCCTTCTTCTCGGCGGGCAGATGAAAAATCAAAAAGAAATTAAACAGATGAGAACGGAGTTATCTGAAGCTGATATAATCATCGGCACTCACGCATTGTTTGAAGAAAAGGTTGAATTCCGTAATCCCGGGTTAATTGTAGTTGATGAACAACATCGCTTCGGTGTGGAGCAACGGGCAAAAATAGTCGCCAAAGGAAAAACTCCTGATGTAATTGTCATGAGCGCCACACCAATCCCCAGAACTTTATCAATGACAGTTTATGGTGATCTTGATCTCTCAATCATAAATGAACTGCCGAAAGGAAGAAAACCTGTTAAGACGTTGCTTCGTGATGAAGGCAAGCTGCCGGACATTTATAAATCCATTATTGATAAAAGTAAAGAGGGAGTGCAGTCATTCATTGTTTATCCTTTAGTTGAAGAATCCGAAAAGTTGGAACTTAAAGCGGCACAAAAATATTATGACGAATTATCGGCGACTGTATTTAAAGATATTAAAGTCGGGTTAATTCACGGACGCATGAACTGGAAAGAAAAAGAAGAGCAGATGATTTTATTTCAATTAAAAAAGTACGATGTGCTCATATCAACCACAGTGATTGAAGTAGGGATTGATATTCCCGGCGCTAATATCATTCTTATAAATGATGCTCACCGTTTCGGATTATCTCAGTTACATCAGCTAAGAGGGCGTGTCGGCAGAAGCACTGCGGATGCTTATTGTATCCTTGTCACTAAGGAAGAATTTATCGGAAGCGGTATTAAGCAAAAGGACATTGAGTATCTGTCTTCATCACAAATCGAAAAGATGAAAACATCTATCAGGCTCAATACGATGGTAAAGTGTTCGGATGGATTTAAAATTGCTGAAGTTGATATGAAACTCAGAGGACCGGGAGATATCTTCGGTAAGAAGCAGACAGGTTTTCCCGAACTCATACATGCAACGCTGCCTGATGACATTGAACTTTTAAGTAAAGCTAAATCATCGGCGTTCAGTAAAATCGAATCTGATCCCCATCTTGAGAAAGATGAAAATAAAATTCTCCGTGAGTCACTCATTCAACATCACAAAGAAAATCTTAAGTACGCCCGGATTGCCTGA
- a CDS encoding glycosyltransferase family 2 protein, with protein MRISSIIIAKDEELNIGRCLSSLSECIDETIVIIDEDSSDKTEEIVKSFQTVKYYKLKWQGFSKTKQHAVSLTTNDWILWIDADEALTRELEKEIDNFKSTKPKLNAYSMKRRSYFLGRWIKHSGWYPGRVTRLFNKNFVSFSENDVHEHLVVNGETGQLKNDLEHFTDPTISHYFQKYNKYTSLAAEEMFKRNKNFSILDVTLRPFSLFFKMFIFKAGFLDGLQGFILAVFSSAYVFTKYSKLWELNRKDK; from the coding sequence ATGAGAATATCCTCGATCATCATAGCTAAGGATGAAGAATTGAACATCGGCAGGTGTCTTTCCAGTCTTTCAGAATGCATTGATGAAACCATAGTTATTATTGATGAAGACTCTTCAGATAAGACAGAAGAGATTGTAAAAAGTTTTCAAACAGTCAAATACTACAAACTTAAATGGCAGGGCTTTTCCAAAACCAAACAACACGCTGTTTCGCTTACAACGAATGACTGGATATTGTGGATAGATGCTGATGAAGCACTTACCCGCGAATTAGAAAAAGAGATAGACAATTTTAAAAGCACCAAGCCTAAACTGAATGCTTACTCAATGAAACGAAGATCCTATTTTCTCGGCAGGTGGATTAAGCACAGCGGCTGGTACCCGGGAAGAGTAACCCGCCTGTTCAACAAAAACTTTGTTAGCTTCAGCGAGAATGATGTGCATGAACATCTTGTTGTTAATGGCGAGACTGGTCAACTAAAAAATGATCTTGAACATTTTACAGACCCGACGATCAGTCATTATTTTCAAAAGTATAATAAATACACATCTCTCGCTGCTGAGGAGATGTTTAAACGCAATAAAAATTTTTCTATACTTGACGTAACCTTAAGACCTTTTAGTCTGTTTTTCAAAATGTTTATTTTTAAAGCCGGATTCCTGGATGGTTTACAGGGATTTATTCTCGCAGTCTTTTCTTCCGCTTATGTGTTTACAAAATACAGTAAGCTGTGGGAATTAAATAGAAAGGATAAATAA
- a CDS encoding class I SAM-dependent methyltransferase: protein MNCPICKSTSNNVFYAEVLKKHKVEFFQCSTCRFVFTERAYWLKEAYESTINLTDTGIIERNLYFSRVTSALIFFLFNKKLSFVDYAGGYGIFTRLMRDIGFDYFWMDPYCDNLTARGFEYKQEELKQIELLTAFEVFEHLQDPVKEISSMLKISKNIFFSTQLVSDPPPTPDGWWYYGLEHGQHISFYSLKSLETIAKNFGLNFYSFKGLHLMTDKRINFLIYKTIINLSNFGLFHLIKKLMPSRTWDDHLSLKK from the coding sequence ATGAATTGTCCGATATGCAAATCCACGAGCAATAATGTTTTTTATGCTGAAGTACTAAAAAAACATAAAGTGGAATTCTTTCAATGCAGCACTTGCAGATTTGTATTTACTGAACGGGCATACTGGTTAAAAGAAGCTTATGAAAGCACAATAAACTTGACTGATACGGGAATAATTGAAAGAAATCTTTACTTCTCCAGGGTTACTTCTGCTTTAATCTTTTTCTTGTTCAATAAAAAACTTTCATTTGTGGATTATGCAGGCGGGTATGGTATATTTACCAGACTAATGCGCGATATCGGGTTTGATTATTTTTGGATGGACCCATATTGCGACAATTTAACAGCCCGGGGTTTTGAATATAAACAAGAAGAATTAAAACAAATAGAGTTGTTAACGGCATTTGAAGTTTTTGAACATCTTCAAGATCCCGTTAAAGAAATTTCAAGTATGTTGAAGATTTCCAAAAATATTTTCTTTTCGACTCAATTAGTATCAGATCCACCACCAACCCCTGATGGATGGTGGTATTATGGATTAGAGCACGGTCAGCATATTTCATTTTATTCATTAAAGTCTTTAGAAACTATCGCTAAAAACTTTGGTTTAAATTTTTATTCTTTTAAAGGCCTTCATCTTATGACAGATAAAAGAATTAATTTTTTGATTTATAAAACAATCATAAACCTTTCCAATTTTGGGCTATTCCATTTAATAAAAAAATTAATGCCCAGTAGAACATGGGATGATCATCTTTCATTGAAGAAATAG
- a CDS encoding glycosyltransferase family 9 protein → MFRNFLELVRKSEKYGDYKITLCGNSTWKNLSETFDRNFVDEFIWLDRKKFYFGFVYKLNFLKNIRQLGFNTVAVATHSREILFDDTIVNASNAKYRIGTSGSGEEFTKWKRSLLTNSFYTELIEISDKNSFEFKINQEFFRQLLGTEMTVTKPALDTSPLLNDERIKNKYVVLFPGSNDPLRIWSAKNFKVVADFILKETDFDIVISGSAKENKFFEMIASKTSAERFINLFGNSLTELAKLLAEAELLISNDTSAVHFAAAVDTPFICISNGSYFGRFNPYPESVYDKGIHIYPEEITKRISDKDYLKQKYRYSSDIDINKIKPQVVIEIIKTFLNSR, encoded by the coding sequence TTGTTTAGAAATTTTCTTGAGCTCGTTAGAAAATCAGAGAAGTATGGCGACTATAAAATTACTTTGTGCGGAAACTCAACGTGGAAAAATCTTTCTGAAACCTTTGATCGCAACTTTGTAGATGAATTTATCTGGCTGGACCGAAAAAAATTTTACTTTGGTTTTGTATACAAACTAAATTTCCTTAAAAATATCCGCCAGCTTGGCTTTAATACCGTAGCCGTTGCTACACATTCCAGGGAAATTTTATTTGATGATACGATAGTGAATGCATCGAATGCAAAATACCGCATAGGTACTTCCGGATCGGGAGAAGAGTTTACAAAATGGAAAAGGTCTTTACTTACAAATTCATTCTATACTGAATTAATTGAAATTTCTGATAAGAACTCATTTGAATTTAAAATCAATCAAGAGTTTTTTAGACAATTACTCGGGACTGAAATGACAGTAACAAAACCAGCCCTTGACACTTCCCCACTGCTAAATGACGAACGAATTAAGAATAAATATGTGGTTTTGTTTCCCGGCTCTAATGATCCTTTGCGGATTTGGTCCGCAAAGAATTTTAAAGTTGTCGCGGATTTTATTCTGAAGGAAACTGATTTTGATATTGTCATATCTGGCTCGGCAAAAGAAAATAAATTTTTTGAAATGATCGCATCTAAAACCAGCGCGGAAAGATTTATCAACCTGTTTGGTAATTCATTAACCGAACTTGCGAAGTTATTAGCAGAGGCAGAACTTCTGATTTCAAATGACACGAGCGCTGTTCATTTTGCCGCCGCCGTTGATACGCCTTTTATTTGTATATCAAACGGGAGCTATTTCGGGAGATTTAATCCTTATCCTGAATCCGTTTACGATAAAGGAATTCATATTTACCCGGAAGAAATAACAAAAAGAATTTCTGACAAAGATTATTTAAAACAAAAGTATAGATATTCTTCTGATATAGATATTAATAAAATAAAACCGCAAGTTGTGATTGAAATAATTAAAACTTTTCTGAACAGTAGATGA